One Microbacterium trichothecenolyticum DNA window includes the following coding sequences:
- a CDS encoding LacI family DNA-binding transcriptional regulator yields the protein MELAPVRGTATIEEVAARAGVSRSTVSRVVNGSTAVSPSALEAVRRAIDELQYVPNRAARSLASRQTRSIALVIPEQTDRFFGDPFFASIVAGIGEVISASDYVMNMLIASDDASAKALAYLRGGSVDGAIVASHHTSDTFLERLADVVPVVYGGRPSRVRPDDYYVDVDNVEGGRVATGYLLGRGHRRIGTISGPLDMPAAIDRLRGFREALADAGLEPAAVEDGDFTEMGGALAMNRILAAGPLPDALFVASDLMARGAYTALRERGLEAGRDIAIIGFDDSAVSTALHPALTTVRQPSLSQGRHMASVLLDILAGRPAVHATILPTEVVERRSA from the coding sequence ATGGAACTCGCACCCGTGCGGGGCACCGCCACCATCGAAGAGGTCGCGGCGCGAGCCGGGGTGTCGCGCTCGACGGTGTCGCGCGTCGTCAACGGCTCCACCGCCGTCTCGCCCTCCGCCCTCGAGGCCGTGCGCCGCGCGATCGATGAACTGCAGTACGTTCCCAATCGCGCGGCGCGCTCCCTCGCCAGCCGACAGACGCGGTCGATCGCCCTCGTCATCCCGGAGCAGACCGACCGCTTCTTCGGCGACCCGTTCTTCGCCTCCATCGTGGCGGGCATCGGCGAGGTCATCAGCGCGTCGGACTACGTCATGAACATGCTGATCGCCAGCGACGACGCCAGCGCCAAGGCGCTCGCCTACCTGCGCGGCGGCAGTGTCGACGGTGCGATCGTGGCCTCGCACCACACCAGCGACACCTTTCTCGAACGCCTCGCCGACGTCGTGCCCGTCGTCTACGGCGGCCGCCCGTCTCGTGTGCGGCCCGACGACTACTACGTCGATGTCGACAACGTCGAGGGCGGGCGGGTCGCCACCGGCTATCTGCTCGGGCGCGGCCACCGTCGGATCGGCACGATCTCGGGTCCGCTCGACATGCCGGCGGCCATCGACCGTCTGCGGGGTTTCCGCGAAGCGCTCGCCGACGCGGGGCTCGAGCCGGCGGCGGTCGAAGACGGCGATTTCACCGAGATGGGCGGGGCGCTGGCGATGAATCGAATCCTCGCGGCGGGTCCGCTGCCCGATGCGCTCTTCGTCGCGAGCGACCTCATGGCTCGCGGCGCCTACACCGCGCTGCGCGAGCGCGGGCTCGAGGCGGGACGCGACATCGCCATCATCGGCTTCGACGACTCCGCGGTCTCGACGGCCCTGCACCCGGCGTTGACCACCGTTCGGCAGCCCTCGCTGTCGCAGGGGCGACACATGGCATCCGTTCTGCTGGACATCCTTGCCGGCCGACCGGCCGTTCACGCGACGATCCTGCCCACAGAAGTGGTGGAACGCCGCTCGGCATGA
- a CDS encoding ABC transporter substrate-binding protein, whose amino-acid sequence MKSRALRRIALTAAVASTSALVLAGCSGGGGAAAGGGDEEVTLTVATFNDFGYTDELLAAYTAEHPNVKIVHNRAAKSNDARANYFQKLGKSGLADIEAIEVDWLPEVMKYSDLLAPVPTDLQGRWLDWKEKAATDSAGNLIGYGTDIGPEAVCYRADLFEAAGLPSDPAEVASALQGDWSAYFAMGDTYVAATGKPFFDSAGSVYQGMINQVEAAYENPDSGEITATTNPEVKKIYTQTLDAAKTQSAHFEQWSTDWYAGMANGAFATLMCPGWMLTQIEGNAPEVAGWKIADVFPNGGGNWGGSYLTVPANGAHVAEAQALADWLTSPEQQVKFFQQAGTFPSQVDALKAPELLEATNAYFGDAAIGEIFSARAEAVSVTPFKGEYYFQVNDAMQKALTRVESNTQDAQASWDQWVSQVDAIG is encoded by the coding sequence GTGAAATCACGTGCCCTGCGCCGCATCGCCCTCACGGCGGCCGTCGCTTCCACATCCGCCCTCGTGCTCGCCGGGTGCTCCGGTGGCGGCGGTGCCGCCGCGGGCGGCGGCGACGAGGAGGTCACCCTCACCGTCGCCACGTTCAACGACTTCGGTTACACCGACGAACTGCTCGCCGCGTACACCGCGGAGCACCCGAACGTGAAGATCGTCCACAACCGCGCCGCCAAGTCGAACGACGCCCGCGCCAACTACTTCCAGAAGCTGGGCAAGTCGGGCCTGGCCGACATCGAAGCCATCGAGGTCGATTGGCTGCCCGAGGTCATGAAGTACTCCGACCTCCTCGCTCCCGTTCCCACCGATCTGCAGGGCCGGTGGCTCGACTGGAAGGAGAAGGCGGCGACGGATTCGGCCGGCAACCTCATCGGCTACGGCACCGACATCGGCCCCGAGGCCGTCTGCTACCGGGCCGACCTGTTCGAGGCCGCGGGTCTGCCGTCCGACCCGGCCGAGGTCGCCTCCGCCCTCCAGGGCGACTGGTCCGCCTACTTCGCCATGGGCGACACGTACGTCGCCGCCACGGGCAAGCCGTTCTTCGACTCCGCCGGCAGCGTGTACCAGGGCATGATCAACCAGGTCGAGGCCGCCTACGAGAACCCCGACTCCGGGGAGATCACGGCCACGACCAACCCCGAGGTCAAGAAGATCTACACGCAGACGCTCGACGCCGCGAAGACCCAGTCCGCGCATTTCGAGCAGTGGTCGACCGACTGGTACGCGGGCATGGCCAACGGCGCTTTCGCGACGCTCATGTGCCCGGGCTGGATGCTGACGCAGATCGAGGGCAACGCCCCCGAGGTCGCGGGCTGGAAGATCGCCGACGTCTTCCCCAACGGCGGCGGTAACTGGGGCGGTTCGTATCTGACCGTTCCCGCCAACGGGGCCCACGTTGCCGAGGCCCAGGCGCTGGCCGACTGGCTGACCTCGCCCGAGCAGCAGGTGAAGTTCTTCCAGCAGGCGGGCACCTTCCCGAGCCAGGTCGACGCCCTCAAGGCGCCCGAGCTGCTCGAAGCCACCAACGCCTACTTCGGCGACGCCGCCATCGGCGAGATCTTCAGCGCGCGCGCCGAAGCGGTCAGTGTGACCCCGTTCAAGGGCGAGTACTACTTCCAGGTCAACGACGCGATGCAGAAGGCGCTCACCCGCGTCGAGAGCAACACGCAGGACGCCCAGGCCTCGTGGGACCAGTGGGTCTCGCAGGTGGATGCCATCGGCTGA
- the purS gene encoding phosphoribosylformylglycinamidine synthase subunit PurS yields the protein MPTIVVDVMPKAELLDPQGKAVAGALSRLGENRFSDVRIGKRFELTVEGEVDEATLARARELADDMLSNAVIEDVVNIEVVE from the coding sequence GTGCCCACCATCGTCGTCGACGTCATGCCCAAGGCCGAGCTTCTCGACCCGCAGGGGAAGGCCGTCGCCGGCGCCCTCTCGCGGCTCGGCGAGAACCGTTTCTCCGATGTGCGCATCGGCAAGCGCTTCGAGCTCACCGTCGAGGGAGAGGTCGACGAAGCCACCCTGGCCCGCGCGCGCGAGCTCGCCGACGACATGCTGTCGAACGCGGTCATCGAGGATGTCGTGAACATCGAGGTCGTCGAGTGA
- a CDS encoding MarR family winged helix-turn-helix transcriptional regulator, whose translation MTAEPGDTSPLMTALMLYSREREAAAAQARKQLGVNELDARALAFVGAHPGVRPSALAAHLGVTSAGVTTMVERLVRRGILRREADETDRRVNHIYVAVDLENEPWSQLAHFDNTCRRIIATLDPRVEADLASFLTHTALAAREQAGLADRATTGDASAA comes from the coding sequence ATGACCGCAGAACCGGGCGACACCTCGCCTCTGATGACAGCGCTGATGCTGTACTCCCGGGAGCGCGAAGCGGCTGCGGCGCAGGCGCGCAAGCAGCTCGGCGTGAACGAGCTCGACGCGAGGGCCCTCGCCTTCGTCGGAGCCCACCCCGGCGTGCGCCCCTCAGCGCTGGCCGCGCACCTCGGCGTCACCTCCGCCGGCGTCACGACCATGGTGGAGCGCCTCGTGCGGCGCGGCATCCTGCGTCGCGAAGCGGACGAGACCGACCGACGCGTCAACCACATCTACGTCGCTGTCGACCTCGAGAACGAACCCTGGTCGCAGCTCGCGCACTTCGACAACACCTGCCGCCGGATCATCGCCACGCTCGATCCGAGGGTCGAGGCCGACCTCGCGTCGTTCCTGACCCACACGGCCCTCGCCGCACGCGAGCAGGCCGGACTCGCCGACCGGGCGACGACCGGAGACGCCTCGGCGGCCTGA
- a CDS encoding PfkB family carbohydrate kinase, protein MSPELDVVVLGEALIDIVTTSAGAAERPGGSPANVTVALGRLGRRTALVARVADDERGRVLNDWLSASGVTLHPAGSPEHTATANAMIDAVGNATYEFDIDWVLPVPVEVPAARVFHTGSVAATLAPGADEVRATAERARATALVSYDPNIRPALTGGVDDARQRVEALVALSDVVKASAEDAEWLYPGVPALEVARAWVALGAGLAVITDGDAGSLGVTAHGSVEIPAVPTRVVDTVGAGDTFMGTLLDGILNLPGDVDELRTAVRALDDAALAPLLRRAAAAAAITVGREGMDPPTREDLQHTAALKESA, encoded by the coding sequence ATGAGTCCAGAACTCGATGTCGTCGTGCTCGGCGAAGCACTCATCGACATCGTCACCACTTCCGCCGGGGCGGCCGAGCGCCCCGGCGGAAGCCCGGCCAACGTCACGGTCGCCCTCGGGCGGCTGGGGCGGCGGACGGCCCTCGTGGCCCGCGTCGCCGACGACGAGCGCGGCCGCGTGCTGAACGACTGGCTCTCGGCATCCGGAGTCACCCTTCACCCGGCGGGATCGCCGGAGCACACGGCCACGGCGAACGCGATGATCGACGCCGTCGGCAACGCCACGTACGAGTTCGACATCGACTGGGTGCTGCCCGTCCCGGTCGAGGTGCCGGCCGCGCGCGTCTTCCACACCGGATCGGTCGCCGCGACCCTGGCCCCCGGCGCCGACGAGGTGCGTGCGACCGCCGAGCGCGCCCGGGCGACGGCCCTGGTGAGCTACGACCCGAACATCCGGCCGGCCCTCACCGGCGGCGTCGATGACGCGCGCCAGCGCGTCGAGGCCCTCGTCGCCCTGAGCGACGTGGTCAAGGCCAGCGCCGAAGACGCCGAGTGGCTCTACCCCGGCGTGCCGGCCCTCGAGGTGGCGCGCGCCTGGGTCGCCCTCGGCGCGGGACTCGCCGTCATCACCGACGGGGATGCCGGTTCGCTCGGCGTCACCGCCCACGGCAGCGTCGAGATCCCCGCGGTCCCGACGCGCGTGGTCGACACGGTCGGGGCGGGCGACACCTTCATGGGGACGCTGCTCGACGGCATCCTGAACCTTCCCGGCGACGTCGATGAGCTGCGCACCGCCGTGCGCGCCCTCGACGACGCCGCCCTTGCTCCCCTGCTCCGCCGCGCCGCGGCCGCCGCCGCCATCACGGTCGGACGCGAGGGCATGGACCCCCCGACCCGAGAAGACCTGCAGCACACCGCTGCGCTGAAAGAGAGTGCCTGA
- a CDS encoding carbohydrate ABC transporter permease: MTTTLQPPATPAASAPDGLSARTPRRVGFGSTLSAWDLKLSPYLYISPFFVLFLVTGLFPILYTGVISFMDWDQIRGSGTFVGFDQYAYVLSQPAFWDALRNTFSIFVLSTVPQLILAVFIAAMLDQNIRAKTLWRMGVLVPYVMAPVAVALIFSNMFGDQYGIINTLLARFGLPGVGWHSDAFASHIAIATMVNFRWTGYNTLILLAAMQAVPREYYEAATVDGAGKVRQFFSITLPSLKPTLIFVIITSTIGGLQIFDEPRMFDQSGTGGSDNQWLTISLYLYNLGWGEWNFGRAAALAWILFLIILVIGAVNLFVSRSLVRDEGSRDGLTRAQRRAAARAARQRLAASTGKDVRP, encoded by the coding sequence GTGACCACGACACTGCAGCCGCCCGCAACCCCCGCGGCATCCGCCCCCGACGGTCTCTCCGCCCGCACGCCTCGTCGCGTCGGGTTCGGCTCGACGCTCAGCGCCTGGGATCTCAAGCTCTCCCCGTACCTCTACATCTCCCCGTTCTTCGTGCTCTTCCTCGTCACGGGGCTCTTCCCGATCCTCTACACGGGCGTCATCTCGTTCATGGACTGGGATCAGATCCGCGGCTCGGGGACGTTCGTCGGCTTCGACCAGTACGCCTACGTGCTGTCGCAGCCCGCATTCTGGGACGCGCTGCGCAACACCTTCAGCATCTTCGTGCTCTCGACGGTGCCGCAGCTCATCCTCGCGGTCTTCATCGCGGCGATGCTCGACCAGAACATCCGCGCGAAGACCCTCTGGCGCATGGGCGTACTCGTGCCGTACGTCATGGCCCCTGTCGCGGTCGCGCTGATCTTCAGCAACATGTTCGGCGACCAGTACGGCATCATCAACACCCTGCTCGCCCGCTTCGGCCTGCCCGGGGTCGGCTGGCACTCCGACGCGTTCGCCAGCCACATCGCCATCGCGACGATGGTCAACTTCCGGTGGACGGGGTACAACACCCTCATCCTGCTGGCCGCGATGCAAGCCGTGCCGCGGGAGTACTACGAGGCGGCCACCGTCGACGGCGCCGGCAAGGTGCGCCAGTTCTTCTCGATCACGCTGCCGAGCCTGAAGCCGACGCTCATCTTCGTCATCATCACCTCGACCATCGGCGGCTTGCAGATCTTCGACGAGCCCCGCATGTTCGATCAGTCCGGCACCGGCGGGTCCGACAACCAGTGGCTGACCATCTCGCTGTACCTCTACAACCTCGGCTGGGGCGAGTGGAACTTCGGTCGCGCAGCGGCGCTCGCGTGGATCCTGTTCCTCATCATCCTCGTGATCGGGGCGGTCAACCTCTTCGTGAGCCGGTCGCTCGTGCGCGACGAGGGCTCGCGCGACGGCCTCACCCGAGCCCAGCGCCGGGCCGCCGCCCGCGCCGCGCGGCAGCGGCTCGCCGCATCGACAGGAAAGGACGTCCGTCCGTGA
- a CDS encoding DUF7882 family protein has protein sequence MGKLFYGSDPKPIDIDDRLLQYLQVVLSTKLRRSESFTITWTDTEAEHARTTLWIQPSISLRFHYASAEAERLSGGYLRQLADQAALSSGLTLNAATWQQQEAGHRVQLAAAA, from the coding sequence ATGGGCAAGCTCTTCTACGGTTCCGACCCGAAGCCGATCGACATCGACGACCGCCTGCTGCAGTACCTGCAGGTGGTTCTGTCGACCAAGCTCCGCCGCAGCGAATCGTTCACCATCACCTGGACCGACACCGAGGCCGAACACGCCCGTACGACGCTGTGGATCCAGCCCTCGATCTCGCTGCGTTTCCACTACGCGAGCGCAGAGGCCGAGCGGCTGTCGGGGGGCTACCTGCGGCAGCTGGCCGACCAGGCCGCGCTGTCGTCGGGTCTGACGCTCAACGCGGCCACTTGGCAACAGCAGGAAGCCGGGCACCGCGTGCAGCTCGCCGCCGCCGCCTGA
- a CDS encoding carbohydrate ABC transporter permease, giving the protein MSVIDTSPVTGAADPRPARRRPRAVRGSRPGWFVYASLGVVLLAALVPYYWALLIGSGDSATIRNPELSWIPGGNFFANAAAVLGNPAVNFWAGLWNSIFSSAIIAASVVFFSTLAGWAFAKLRFRGGPWLLLFVVATMAVPTQLGVVPLYILFSELGWTGEIGAIIVPALTSAFGVFWMTQYLRQAVPDELIEAARVDGASSFRTFLTVGVPAARPAAAMLGLFTFVTAWNNFFWPFIVLDRQNPTLPVALSLLQSNYFVDYSVVLAGVLLSTIPLLLLFVFAGRQLVSGIMQGAVKG; this is encoded by the coding sequence GTGAGCGTCATCGACACCTCGCCCGTCACCGGGGCGGCCGACCCTCGCCCCGCCCGCCGACGCCCCCGGGCGGTCCGCGGCTCGCGGCCCGGCTGGTTCGTCTACGCCAGCCTCGGCGTCGTCCTGCTGGCCGCTCTCGTCCCTTACTACTGGGCGCTGCTGATCGGCTCCGGCGACTCCGCGACGATCCGCAACCCCGAGTTGTCCTGGATCCCGGGCGGCAACTTCTTCGCCAACGCCGCCGCCGTGCTCGGCAACCCCGCCGTGAACTTCTGGGCGGGACTGTGGAACTCGATCTTCAGTTCGGCGATCATCGCGGCATCCGTCGTCTTCTTCTCCACGCTGGCGGGCTGGGCGTTCGCGAAGCTGCGGTTCCGCGGCGGCCCGTGGCTGTTGCTGTTCGTCGTGGCGACGATGGCCGTGCCCACCCAGCTGGGCGTCGTGCCGCTGTACATCCTGTTCAGCGAGCTCGGTTGGACGGGGGAGATCGGGGCGATCATCGTCCCCGCGCTGACGAGCGCGTTCGGCGTCTTCTGGATGACGCAGTATCTGCGGCAGGCCGTGCCCGATGAGCTCATCGAGGCCGCGCGGGTCGACGGTGCGAGCTCGTTCCGCACGTTCCTGACGGTCGGCGTCCCGGCCGCACGACCCGCCGCGGCGATGCTCGGTCTGTTCACGTTCGTGACGGCATGGAACAACTTCTTCTGGCCGTTCATCGTGCTCGACCGGCAGAACCCCACGCTGCCGGTCGCGCTGTCGCTGTTGCAGTCGAACTACTTCGTCGACTACTCGGTCGTGCTCGCGGGCGTGCTGCTGTCGACGATCCCGCTGCTGCTGCTGTTCGTCTTCGCGGGCAGACAGCTGGTCAGTGGCATCATGCAAGGGGCGGTCAAGGGATGA
- the nhaA gene encoding Na+/H+ antiporter NhaA has protein sequence MTHDIVRTPSWPGSAEVQRVTALLRRESVGGLLLVVAAIAAIVWANSPASAAYFALRDLRFGYEPWHLELSVGAWAADGLLAVFFFLVGLELKREIVAGSLRRRSTAVVPVTAAFAGVAVPALVYVAVVHAQPSLLAGWAIPTATDIAFAVAVLALVGSHLPGPLRIFLLTLAVVDDLIAIAIIAIFYTSDISVLPLAVFAVLVAIYGAIAHRGRAWFARHACGAWVVLLPIGFAAWAFLHASGVHATIAGVALAFTVPVAASRRQPQARGMDLAEQFEHRFRPLSAGVAVPIFAFFAAGVSVGGGDGLLRAATDPVTIGIVAGLVLGKPLGILLGVRLLTLVTRVRLDPALRWIDLAGVGLLAGIGFTVSLLIAELSFPGGSAHTDDAKIAIMAASLLASVLASCVLLVRNRRYKRLALDEEVDADGDDVPDVYQQPPGPGL, from the coding sequence ATGACTCACGACATCGTCCGCACACCGAGCTGGCCCGGCTCCGCCGAGGTGCAGCGCGTCACCGCCCTGCTGCGCCGTGAGTCCGTCGGGGGCCTGCTGCTCGTCGTGGCGGCCATCGCCGCGATCGTCTGGGCGAACTCGCCGGCGTCGGCGGCCTACTTCGCCCTACGCGATCTGCGCTTCGGCTACGAACCGTGGCATCTCGAACTCAGCGTGGGCGCGTGGGCGGCCGACGGCCTGCTCGCCGTGTTCTTCTTCCTCGTGGGCCTCGAACTCAAACGCGAGATCGTCGCCGGGAGCCTGCGTCGACGGAGCACGGCCGTCGTGCCCGTCACGGCGGCGTTCGCCGGTGTGGCCGTGCCGGCACTCGTCTATGTCGCCGTCGTGCACGCGCAGCCGAGCCTGCTCGCCGGCTGGGCCATCCCCACCGCGACCGACATCGCGTTCGCCGTCGCGGTGCTCGCGCTGGTCGGCTCGCACCTGCCCGGCCCGCTGCGTATCTTCCTGCTCACCCTCGCCGTCGTCGACGACCTCATCGCCATCGCGATCATCGCGATCTTCTACACCAGCGACATCTCGGTTCTGCCCCTGGCCGTCTTCGCGGTCCTCGTGGCGATCTACGGCGCGATCGCGCACCGGGGGCGAGCATGGTTCGCGCGCCACGCCTGCGGTGCCTGGGTCGTCCTCCTGCCGATCGGCTTCGCCGCGTGGGCGTTCCTGCACGCGTCGGGCGTGCACGCCACCATCGCGGGCGTCGCCCTGGCGTTCACCGTGCCCGTCGCCGCCTCACGCCGGCAGCCGCAAGCTCGCGGGATGGATCTCGCGGAGCAGTTCGAGCACCGCTTCCGCCCCCTTTCGGCGGGCGTCGCCGTGCCGATCTTCGCCTTCTTCGCCGCGGGCGTCTCGGTGGGCGGGGGCGACGGACTCCTGCGGGCTGCGACCGACCCCGTGACCATCGGCATCGTCGCGGGACTCGTGCTCGGCAAGCCCCTCGGCATCCTGCTCGGCGTTCGCCTGCTGACGCTGGTCACGCGGGTGCGACTCGACCCCGCGCTGCGATGGATCGATCTGGCGGGAGTGGGACTTCTCGCCGGTATCGGCTTCACGGTGTCGCTCCTGATCGCCGAGCTCAGCTTCCCCGGGGGCTCGGCGCACACCGACGACGCGAAGATCGCCATCATGGCGGCGTCGCTGCTGGCATCCGTGCTGGCGTCGTGCGTGCTTCTCGTGCGCAATCGCCGGTATAAGCGGCTCGCCCTCGACGAAGAGGTGGATGCCGACGGCGACGACGTTCCGGACGTCTACCAGCAGCCCCCCGGGCCGGGACTGTGA
- a CDS encoding glycoside hydrolase family 1 protein translates to MSDTRAFPEGFLFGAATAAYQIEGAAFEDGRTASIWDAFSRVPDAVINADNGDVACDHYHRYAGDVQLMKSLGLQTYRFSTSWSRVRPDGGALNPRGVDFYKRLVDELLDAGILPWLTLYHWDLPQALQERGGWTVRETSDLFTEYALDMHDALGDRVNVWTTLNEPWCSSFLSYTAGAHAPGHYSQAEGMLAAHHLLLGHGQAVRELRARDSSLTLGLTLNLTVADPVDPAAPADLDAARRIDGQFNRWFLDPVFRGAYPADIIKDFRDTDTEAVARWQAAVQPGDLEIISTPIDSLGVNYYHGEFVGGTPPQVAPPAGDAPTPRPIGKPFPAHENLYWHDRGLARTNMGWEVQPEGLTRLLERVSEEYAAQDDVALYVTENGAAYDDELVEDAGESRVHDIDRVEFVEAHLAAVLDAVDRGVDVRGYFYWSLMDNFEWAWGYAKRFGIVYVDYQTQERTVKDSGRQYARIIAERSLATAPAV, encoded by the coding sequence ATGTCCGATACTCGAGCCTTTCCCGAGGGCTTCCTCTTCGGGGCCGCGACCGCGGCGTACCAGATCGAGGGCGCCGCGTTCGAAGACGGGCGCACCGCCTCGATCTGGGACGCGTTCAGCCGTGTGCCCGACGCCGTGATCAACGCCGACAACGGCGATGTCGCGTGCGATCACTATCACCGCTACGCCGGCGACGTGCAGCTGATGAAGAGTCTCGGACTGCAGACCTACCGATTCTCGACCTCGTGGTCGCGCGTGCGCCCCGACGGCGGCGCCCTCAACCCGAGAGGCGTCGACTTCTACAAGCGTCTCGTCGATGAGCTCTTGGATGCCGGCATCCTGCCCTGGCTCACGCTCTATCACTGGGATCTGCCGCAGGCGCTGCAGGAGCGCGGCGGCTGGACCGTGCGCGAGACCAGCGACCTCTTCACCGAGTACGCCCTCGACATGCACGACGCGCTGGGCGACCGTGTGAACGTCTGGACCACCCTCAACGAGCCATGGTGCTCGTCGTTCCTCAGCTACACCGCCGGCGCCCATGCCCCCGGCCATTACTCGCAGGCCGAGGGCATGCTCGCCGCTCACCACCTGCTGCTCGGTCACGGTCAGGCCGTGCGCGAACTGCGCGCTCGTGACTCGTCGCTCACCCTCGGGCTCACGCTCAATCTGACGGTCGCCGACCCCGTCGACCCGGCCGCCCCCGCCGACCTCGATGCCGCACGCCGTATCGACGGGCAGTTCAACCGCTGGTTCCTCGACCCGGTGTTCCGAGGCGCGTACCCGGCCGACATCATCAAGGACTTCCGCGATACCGACACCGAGGCCGTCGCGCGGTGGCAGGCGGCCGTGCAGCCGGGCGACCTCGAGATCATCTCGACGCCCATCGACTCGCTCGGTGTGAACTACTACCACGGCGAGTTCGTCGGCGGCACACCGCCGCAGGTCGCCCCGCCCGCCGGCGACGCCCCGACGCCCCGACCCATCGGCAAGCCGTTCCCGGCCCACGAGAACCTCTACTGGCACGACCGCGGCCTCGCGCGCACCAACATGGGGTGGGAGGTGCAGCCCGAGGGACTCACCCGCCTGCTCGAGCGGGTCAGCGAGGAGTATGCGGCGCAAGACGACGTCGCCCTCTACGTGACCGAGAACGGGGCTGCGTACGACGATGAGCTGGTCGAGGATGCCGGAGAGTCCCGCGTGCACGACATCGACCGGGTCGAGTTCGTCGAGGCCCACCTGGCCGCCGTCCTGGACGCGGTCGATCGAGGCGTCGACGTGCGCGGCTATTTCTACTGGTCGCTCATGGACAACTTCGAGTGGGCCTGGGGCTATGCCAAGCGCTTCGGCATCGTCTACGTCGACTACCAGACCCAGGAACGGACCGTGAAGGACTCCGGCCGGCAGTACGCTCGCATCATCGCCGAGCGCTCTCTGGCCACCGCACCCGCGGTGTGA
- a CDS encoding glycoside hydrolase family 68 protein encodes MFDLADSYVWDFWFADDGDAYHLFFLYASRALHDPEDRHYRASVGHAVSTDLVSWERVADALVRGGADDFDALATWTGSTVRREDGTWFLFYTGSRLGDDGRNVQRVGYGTSDDLSTWHKNPAGAVLEADGTIYERLDTSDWHDEAFRDPWVFADPAGDGWHMYVTARATEGPFNGRGVVAHATSRDLETWELQAPVSEPTDEGFGQLEVTQVEEVDGRPVLLFSCMPAQAMDAVRARHPRGAVWAVAADSVLGPFDIAAATPITDDDLYVGRLIRDRAGAWQLLAFRNVGPDGRFVGGVTDPMPVGWDGDRLVVKQSAALSA; translated from the coding sequence GTGTTCGACCTCGCCGATTCCTACGTGTGGGATTTCTGGTTCGCCGACGACGGCGACGCCTATCACCTGTTCTTCCTGTACGCCTCGCGCGCACTGCACGATCCGGAAGACCGCCACTACCGCGCCTCGGTGGGCCACGCCGTCTCGACCGACCTGGTGTCGTGGGAGCGCGTCGCCGACGCCCTCGTTCGCGGCGGGGCCGACGACTTCGACGCCCTCGCCACCTGGACCGGCTCGACCGTGCGCCGCGAAGACGGCACCTGGTTTCTCTTCTACACGGGCTCCCGCCTGGGCGACGACGGCCGCAACGTACAGCGCGTCGGCTACGGGACCAGCGACGACCTCTCCACCTGGCACAAGAACCCGGCGGGTGCGGTGCTCGAAGCAGACGGCACGATCTACGAGCGTCTCGACACCAGCGACTGGCACGACGAGGCCTTCCGCGACCCGTGGGTGTTCGCCGACCCCGCGGGCGACGGCTGGCACATGTACGTCACGGCGCGCGCGACGGAGGGTCCGTTCAACGGCCGCGGCGTCGTCGCGCACGCGACCTCGCGCGACCTCGAGACCTGGGAGCTGCAGGCCCCGGTCAGCGAGCCCACCGACGAGGGCTTCGGTCAGCTCGAGGTGACGCAGGTCGAGGAGGTCGACGGCCGCCCGGTTCTGCTGTTCTCGTGCATGCCCGCCCAGGCGATGGATGCCGTGCGCGCACGCCACCCGCGCGGGGCGGTGTGGGCGGTGGCCGCCGACAGCGTGCTCGGGCCGTTCGACATCGCGGCCGCCACACCGATCACCGACGACGACCTGTATGTCGGTCGCCTCATCCGCGACCGCGCGGGCGCGTGGCAGCTCCTGGCCTTCCGCAACGTCGGCCCCGACGGCCGCTTCGTGGGCGGTGTCACCGACCCGATGCCGGTCGGCTGGGACGGTGACCGCCTCGTCGTGAAGCAGTCGGCGGCACTGTCGGCCTGA